In Methanobacterium aggregans, one DNA window encodes the following:
- the topA gene encoding DNA topoisomerase I codes for MHEVIICEKPKASEKISAALSKNAVKKSYKKVPYYEFEENGKKTTVLSAVGHLYSLSPKDRKQKKLFDVEWVPLYEKDKKKKYVKSYVDAIKKFSKGADRFVHACDYDIEGTLIGYNALKYACGEKSLENAVRMKFSTLTEEDLIEAYENPMEIDFKQVDSGITRHVLDFFFGVNMSKYLTDSVMKATKRYIQLSAGRVQTPTLSILVDREKEINKFVPVPYWLIKADLDVPNVEEIITADHKKGKIMEKKDADAILSECEGKDALVSSVDLKKTNKTPPVPFDLGSLQSEAYAVFGFSPRKTQQIAQNLYTEGYTSYPRTSSQKLPKSIGYDKILKKLSYNSAFGKQISKLKKPYKPNEGKKKDEAHPAIHPTGLLPKEISTDYRKIYELITYRFISVFGEKAVLETMKAKLEIGKEEFSFSKKRMAKMGWLEHYPFKKVENDEFPDIRNGETLKVKEVRAEDKETKPPARYNQASLIRELEKRGLGTKSTRANIIDILYNRKYVEGKKIVVNELGEHLIDTLKKYSNKITSEELTREFEEKMGGIMEGNTKKDEVIKEAEVEVASILDDIESNKLKIGEELYAAYRESRVVGKCKCGKNLILIDSPKGGSFVGCSGYPDCKSTYSLPRGASVLKTTCETCGLPMISFGKPRQRACLDPKCGKDGKEPTNEVVGKCPECGSDLIKRSGRYGEFIGCSGFPKCRFTQSIEKEDQQ; via the coding sequence ATGCATGAGGTCATAATCTGCGAGAAGCCAAAGGCATCTGAAAAGATATCTGCTGCACTTTCAAAAAATGCAGTAAAAAAAAGTTATAAAAAAGTTCCCTACTACGAATTTGAAGAAAACGGCAAAAAAACAACGGTACTGTCTGCTGTAGGCCACCTTTACTCCCTTTCACCCAAGGACAGAAAACAGAAAAAACTGTTTGATGTTGAGTGGGTGCCCCTCTACGAGAAGGATAAAAAGAAGAAATACGTTAAAAGCTACGTTGATGCCATAAAAAAGTTTTCAAAGGGTGCTGATAGATTTGTGCATGCATGCGATTACGATATAGAGGGAACACTCATTGGATACAATGCCCTTAAGTATGCCTGTGGTGAGAAAAGCTTGGAAAACGCAGTGAGGATGAAATTTTCAACCCTCACAGAGGAGGACCTAATTGAAGCCTATGAAAACCCAATGGAAATAGATTTCAAACAGGTTGACAGTGGTATTACACGTCACGTTCTGGACTTCTTCTTTGGTGTGAACATGTCCAAGTACCTCACAGACTCGGTTATGAAAGCTACAAAACGGTACATACAACTTTCAGCAGGACGTGTTCAAACACCAACCCTTTCAATACTCGTTGACAGGGAAAAGGAGATCAATAAGTTTGTTCCTGTTCCTTACTGGCTTATAAAGGCTGATCTGGATGTTCCTAACGTTGAGGAGATCATAACTGCGGATCATAAGAAGGGCAAGATCATGGAGAAGAAGGATGCAGATGCCATCCTCTCAGAATGTGAAGGTAAAGATGCACTTGTATCCAGTGTGGATCTTAAAAAGACCAACAAAACCCCTCCAGTCCCATTCGATCTGGGTTCCCTACAGTCTGAAGCATATGCAGTTTTTGGATTCAGCCCAAGAAAGACCCAGCAGATAGCTCAGAACCTTTACACTGAAGGATACACTTCATATCCACGTACATCATCCCAGAAACTGCCAAAAAGTATAGGGTACGATAAGATACTCAAGAAGTTGAGTTACAACTCTGCATTTGGAAAACAGATCTCCAAACTCAAAAAACCCTACAAACCCAATGAAGGTAAGAAAAAGGATGAAGCACACCCTGCCATACACCCAACAGGCCTTCTTCCAAAGGAGATCAGCACGGATTACAGGAAGATCTATGAGCTTATAACCTACAGATTCATAAGTGTCTTTGGGGAAAAAGCTGTTTTAGAGACCATGAAGGCCAAATTGGAAATAGGGAAAGAGGAATTTTCATTCAGCAAGAAAAGAATGGCTAAAATGGGATGGCTTGAGCACTACCCCTTCAAGAAAGTTGAAAATGATGAATTCCCTGATATCAGGAATGGGGAAACCCTCAAGGTCAAGGAAGTTCGGGCTGAAGATAAGGAAACCAAACCCCCAGCACGCTACAACCAAGCATCACTCATACGAGAACTTGAAAAGAGGGGTCTCGGAACCAAGTCAACGCGTGCAAACATCATAGACATTCTTTACAATCGAAAATACGTTGAAGGCAAGAAGATAGTTGTCAACGAGCTGGGAGAACACCTCATAGATACTCTTAAAAAGTACTCCAACAAGATCACAAGCGAAGAGCTTACAAGAGAGTTCGAAGAAAAGATGGGAGGAATAATGGAAGGCAACACCAAAAAAGATGAAGTTATCAAAGAGGCAGAGGTGGAAGTTGCATCCATACTTGATGATATTGAGAGTAACAAGCTGAAAATTGGTGAAGAACTCTACGCCGCCTACAGGGAAAGCAGGGTTGTTGGAAAATGTAAGTGCGGTAAGAACCTCATATTGATAGATTCACCTAAGGGTGGCAGTTTCGTGGGATGTTCTGGTTATCCTGACTGTAAATCAACCTACTCCCTTCCAAGGGGTGCCAGCGTATTGAAAACAACCTGTGAAACTTGTGGCCTTCCAATGATATCCTTTGGAAAACCAAGGCAGCGTGCATGCCTAGACCCAAAATGTGGTAAGGATGGGAAAGAACCTACAAACGAGGTTGTTGGCAAATGCCCAGAGTGTGGAAGTGACTTAATAAAGAGATCAGGGCGTTACGGTGAATTTATAGGTTGTTCTGGATTTCCAAAGTGCAGGTTCACCCAGTCCATAGAAAAAGAGGATCAACAATGA
- a CDS encoding helix-turn-helix transcriptional regulator produces MKTRIKEYRARYDFTQAELADKVGVRRETIVFLEKGKYNPSLNLAHKIAVVLNASIEEIFIFEDTSKETEDKNKD; encoded by the coding sequence ATGAAAACCCGTATCAAGGAATACAGGGCAAGGTACGACTTCACACAGGCAGAGCTTGCAGATAAAGTTGGAGTCCGTAGAGAAACCATAGTCTTTCTTGAAAAGGGAAAATACAATCCATCCCTTAACCTTGCCCATAAAATTGCAGTGGTTCTAAATGCAAGCATTGAAGAAATCTTCATATTTGAAGATACAAGTAAAGAAACTGAGGATAAAAACAAGGACTAA
- a CDS encoding DUF488 domain-containing protein, with protein sequence MEPSEFIDLLKSNGIQLLIDVRSVPYSKYASQFNRETISSRIQNETIEYLYLGDKVGGKPSDESFYKDKMVCYHLIEEDNGFKEGLKIILSRASCKKTVLMCSEENPYRCHRHNLISQNLLKKGFKVVHLRRNGQKEIAIKKDVQLKLF encoded by the coding sequence ATGGAACCTTCAGAATTTATAGACCTGCTGAAGTCCAATGGGATCCAGCTCTTGATTGATGTTAGAAGCGTTCCCTACAGTAAATACGCTTCTCAATTCAACAGGGAAACTATCTCCTCAAGGATCCAGAATGAAACTATTGAATACCTTTATCTTGGAGACAAGGTAGGGGGTAAACCATCTGATGAAAGTTTTTACAAGGATAAAATGGTGTGTTACCATTTGATTGAGGAAGATAATGGTTTTAAAGAGGGACTAAAAATTATTTTATCCAGAGCTTCATGTAAAAAAACAGTTTTAATGTGCAGTGAAGAGAATCCCTACAGATGCCACAGACACAACCTCATATCACAAAACCTGTTAAAAAAAGGTTTTAAAGTTGTTCATTTAAGGCGTAACGGTCAAAAAGAAATAGCAATAAAAAAGGATGTGCAGTTAAAACTTTTTTGA
- a CDS encoding STT3 domain-containing protein, which yields MNARKVFSKYKPLIIIILLFLLVFSLRAEAANIPGVPSSMKAYYEDANGLPYFSEMDSYYNYRMTQDFLTNGHLGDTKVNGTNWDLHSYYPSGRSADYPPLIVYVTAFTYKIANAFADVPLAEVCFWMGAFIASLCVIPSYLLVRRITNDYGGIVAAVLAGLAPSYFAHTFAGFFDTDMFNILLPLLVVWFFIESLRANTMKNRTIFAVLSAASMLVFSMAWEGWWYIFYIIIGAVVVYLLVSQYLLNMKTIKPVSEYPSKIEWFKDQHEIFSLVVFLVVGLAVMLMALGSSGLTSALLEPLGASQLQSAVQNTAYPNVFVSVSELQVPGISSVVAGVGGVLPFVFGILGVLLMFWQLKPKTKKEEPKKRDKNSRRKKNKSKRRKEEKPVEAEDKNKIKAAMEKERRNYLFYGILFSIWLLILAYAMTKGVRFIEPFTLPIALSAGIFVGLLFGYLKDHIKTSGYQYVAIAILMVLAIYSPIASAYAVSTSVVPGTDDSMVSSLAWINQNTANNTIVTSWWDYGHLFTAVADRPVTFDGGSQNSLRAYWVGKAMLTSNETLSAGILKMLATSGDQGPLTLENYTKDTGKSVEILNNILGVDKTQAQTILTTKYGLTAQQAQNVLKYTHPDKAVPQVFITSSDMVGKALWWSYFGSWNFTSQNGTSSGYSVAQANATKVGNNTLILGSNAVVGLVSGSNMSVGLLNVNEVQNEVNQTGSSQVLSSIATELQTGNGSLVEKPHKLLVINNGNVTQNQTVSNDSNFSVYVFAQNNTYVTVAMNRELEDSMFTRMFFLNGYGLTHFTQKYAQAGVIVWSVT from the coding sequence ATGAATGCAAGAAAAGTTTTTTCCAAATATAAGCCTTTAATAATCATTATTCTGCTGTTTTTGCTGGTCTTTTCTCTCAGAGCAGAGGCAGCTAATATTCCAGGCGTTCCAAGTTCAATGAAAGCCTACTACGAGGATGCAAATGGACTTCCATATTTCAGTGAGATGGATTCCTACTACAACTATCGTATGACTCAGGACTTCCTTACAAACGGGCACCTTGGTGATACGAAGGTAAACGGTACAAATTGGGACTTGCATTCCTATTATCCTTCTGGAAGGTCTGCAGATTACCCACCACTCATAGTTTACGTAACTGCCTTCACCTACAAGATAGCCAATGCCTTTGCTGATGTTCCCCTGGCTGAGGTATGCTTCTGGATGGGAGCATTCATAGCATCCCTATGTGTCATACCGTCTTACCTGCTCGTAAGAAGAATTACAAATGATTATGGTGGAATCGTTGCAGCTGTACTCGCGGGACTGGCACCATCCTACTTCGCACACACATTTGCAGGGTTCTTTGACACGGACATGTTCAATATATTACTCCCACTTCTGGTGGTGTGGTTCTTCATTGAAAGTTTGCGTGCCAATACCATGAAAAACAGAACCATATTCGCGGTCTTATCAGCAGCATCCATGCTAGTTTTCTCAATGGCATGGGAGGGATGGTGGTACATATTTTACATCATCATAGGAGCAGTTGTTGTCTACCTACTGGTATCCCAGTACCTTCTCAACATGAAGACCATCAAACCAGTGAGTGAATATCCAAGTAAAATTGAATGGTTCAAGGATCAGCATGAAATATTCTCCCTTGTGGTGTTCCTGGTTGTAGGGCTTGCTGTGATGTTGATGGCCCTTGGATCATCAGGATTAACCTCTGCACTCCTGGAACCATTAGGTGCCAGCCAATTACAGTCAGCAGTGCAGAACACAGCCTATCCAAATGTTTTCGTTTCAGTATCTGAGCTCCAGGTGCCTGGGATAAGCAGTGTTGTAGCTGGTGTTGGTGGAGTACTTCCTTTCGTGTTTGGAATATTAGGGGTTTTACTAATGTTCTGGCAGCTGAAGCCGAAAACAAAAAAAGAAGAACCTAAAAAGCGGGATAAAAACTCCCGTAGAAAGAAGAATAAATCCAAACGGAGAAAAGAAGAAAAACCAGTTGAAGCTGAAGATAAGAACAAGATCAAGGCTGCAATGGAAAAAGAAAGGAGAAATTATCTTTTCTACGGAATATTGTTCTCTATATGGCTTTTAATACTGGCTTATGCCATGACTAAAGGTGTAAGGTTCATAGAGCCATTCACATTACCGATAGCTCTCAGTGCAGGTATATTTGTGGGATTACTCTTTGGGTACCTGAAGGACCATATTAAAACCAGTGGATACCAGTATGTTGCAATTGCAATTTTAATGGTTCTGGCAATTTACTCGCCGATAGCAAGTGCTTATGCAGTTTCAACGTCTGTAGTACCTGGTACAGATGATTCAATGGTTTCATCCCTTGCATGGATAAACCAGAACACTGCAAACAACACCATCGTAACATCCTGGTGGGACTACGGACACCTGTTCACTGCAGTTGCAGACAGGCCTGTGACATTCGACGGTGGATCGCAGAACAGTTTAAGGGCTTACTGGGTTGGAAAAGCAATGTTAACGAGTAATGAGACGTTATCTGCAGGAATTCTCAAGATGCTTGCAACCAGTGGTGATCAGGGCCCATTAACACTTGAAAATTACACCAAAGACACTGGTAAAAGTGTAGAAATACTGAACAACATCCTTGGTGTTGACAAAACCCAGGCTCAAACCATACTCACAACGAAATATGGTTTAACAGCCCAGCAGGCTCAGAATGTTCTTAAGTACACCCATCCAGATAAGGCGGTTCCACAAGTATTTATAACCAGTTCGGACATGGTTGGAAAGGCTTTGTGGTGGTCCTACTTTGGAAGCTGGAACTTCACCTCACAGAATGGAACCTCATCAGGTTACTCAGTTGCCCAGGCAAATGCAACTAAAGTTGGAAACAACACCCTGATCCTGGGTTCCAATGCAGTTGTGGGTCTTGTGAGTGGAAGTAACATGTCTGTAGGGCTTTTGAATGTGAATGAGGTTCAAAATGAGGTTAATCAGACAGGTTCATCACAGGTGCTCAGCAGCATAGCCACGGAACTACAGACTGGCAACGGCAGCCTTGTTGAAAAACCGCATAAGCTTCTTGTGATAAACAATGGGAATGTAACCCAGAATCAGACAGTCTCCAATGATAGTAATTTCTCAGTATACGTGTTTGCACAGAACAACACCTACGTGACTGTTGCAATGAACAGGGAACTTGAAGATTCAATGTTCACGAGGATGTTCTTCCTGAATGGATACGGTTTAACCCATTTCACACAAAAGTATGCACAGGCAGGAGTTATTGTTTGGAGTGTAACCTAA
- a CDS encoding OBG GTPase family GTP-binding protein — protein MAIEDRIREIEEEIKKTPYNKATSHHVGKLKAKLSKLKEDSLARSSSGSKGRGFNIKKSGDSTVVLLGFPSVGKSTILNQLTNAESKTGAYEFTTLDIVPGIMEYRGAKIQILDIPGIITGASKGKGRGREILSAARNADLILMVLDVFNPQHMNVIIDELRNIGIRPNESVPDVTVKPKKMGGLKVASTVELTKIDERTIRSILTEYGIHSADVLIRGDVTMDQFVDSMDSSCCYIPMLLIINKIDLADPDYIAEIKSKLPDALFIAADQGLNTEELKDDIFDALKLIRVYLKPQGRKTDMKDPLIIRKGSTVGDVAGRLHREFVRNFRHAKIWGNSVKFPGQKVGLDHVLDDEDILRIILKK, from the coding sequence ATGGCTATTGAAGACAGAATCAGAGAAATCGAAGAGGAGATCAAGAAAACCCCCTACAACAAGGCCACTTCCCACCACGTAGGGAAACTTAAGGCCAAATTATCCAAATTAAAGGAAGATTCTCTTGCAAGGAGCAGTTCCGGAAGTAAAGGAAGGGGTTTCAATATAAAAAAAAGCGGGGACTCCACAGTGGTGCTTTTAGGATTCCCATCAGTTGGAAAATCCACAATACTGAACCAGCTCACCAATGCAGAGTCAAAAACAGGAGCATACGAGTTCACAACCCTGGACATAGTTCCGGGAATAATGGAGTACAGGGGAGCTAAAATACAGATCCTGGATATACCTGGAATAATAACCGGCGCTTCCAAGGGAAAAGGAAGGGGAAGAGAAATACTTTCTGCTGCAAGAAATGCAGACCTCATACTCATGGTTCTTGATGTATTCAACCCCCAGCATATGAACGTTATAATCGACGAGCTTAGGAACATTGGAATAAGGCCCAACGAATCTGTCCCGGATGTTACAGTTAAACCAAAGAAGATGGGTGGACTAAAAGTTGCTTCAACAGTTGAACTCACTAAGATCGATGAGAGAACCATAAGATCCATACTGACTGAGTATGGAATACACAGTGCAGATGTTCTTATACGCGGTGACGTTACAATGGACCAGTTCGTTGATTCAATGGATTCAAGTTGCTGCTACATACCCATGCTCCTCATTATAAACAAGATAGACCTTGCAGACCCAGATTACATTGCAGAAATAAAATCCAAACTTCCAGATGCCCTTTTCATAGCTGCAGATCAGGGTTTGAACACAGAAGAGCTTAAAGATGACATATTTGATGCGCTGAAACTCATAAGGGTTTATTTAAAGCCCCAGGGAAGAAAGACAGACATGAAAGATCCTCTTATAATAAGGAAGGGCTCAACTGTTGGTGATGTTGCAGGCAGACTCCACAGGGAGTTTGTGCGCAACTTCAGACACGCCAAGATATGGGGAAATTCAGTCAAGTTTCCAGGCCAAAAGGTGGGCCTTGACCATGTTTTAGATGATGAAGACATTTTAAGGATAATCCTTAAAAAATGA
- a CDS encoding sulfide-dependent adenosine diphosphate thiazole synthase, translating into MKLDDITVSKAIIEGFMNDFLDYTDMDVAIGGGGPSGLTAGYYLAKAGYKVALFERKLSMGGGMWGGGMMFNKIVVQGESKHILDEFGIKTEEYQDNYHVADSIECVSTICSKACQAGLKVFNLMSIEDVMIREEGVEGVVLNWSAVEMGGLHVDPLTVRAKAVVDATGHPCEIVKIIEKKMGAELQTETGKIMGEKSMWADVAESRIMDNVGEVYPGMYVTGMAANAVHGSPRMGPIFGGMLLSGEKVAQMLAEKLG; encoded by the coding sequence ATGAAACTGGACGATATAACAGTGTCAAAGGCGATAATTGAAGGATTTATGAATGATTTCCTGGATTACACTGATATGGATGTTGCAATAGGTGGTGGAGGTCCATCTGGACTTACAGCAGGATACTACCTTGCAAAAGCAGGTTACAAAGTGGCCCTATTCGAGAGAAAGCTCAGTATGGGTGGAGGAATGTGGGGTGGCGGTATGATGTTCAACAAGATCGTTGTCCAGGGCGAAAGCAAACACATCCTCGATGAATTTGGAATAAAAACAGAGGAATACCAGGATAACTACCATGTTGCAGATTCTATTGAGTGTGTTTCAACCATATGCTCAAAGGCCTGCCAGGCAGGACTCAAGGTCTTCAACCTCATGTCCATAGAGGATGTCATGATCCGTGAAGAAGGAGTTGAAGGTGTTGTGCTCAACTGGAGCGCAGTTGAAATGGGAGGACTCCACGTTGACCCGTTAACTGTAAGGGCAAAGGCAGTTGTTGATGCAACAGGACACCCCTGTGAGATCGTTAAGATCATTGAAAAGAAGATGGGGGCTGAACTCCAGACAGAAACAGGTAAGATCATGGGTGAAAAATCCATGTGGGCGGATGTTGCAGAAAGCAGGATAATGGACAACGTTGGCGAAGTTTACCCTGGAATGTACGTTACAGGAATGGCAGCAAACGCTGTACACGGTTCTCCACGTATGGGTCCAATATTTGGTGGAATGCTTCTCTCTGGTGAGAAGGTTGCTCAGATGCTTGCAGAGAAACTGGGATAG
- a CDS encoding adenylate kinase family protein, with translation MKLKLEFKMIILITGTPGTGKSTVSKILHEKLLSKSFQSILIPVNDLIYEKHLYNGVDDEKGYKVVDIDDLCNELGQLLEDSQDPLDSRVWIVEGHLSHYFQDADFVVVLRAKPQILRERLKTRNWKDSKIKENADAEALAVCTCEAYQIHGERVNEIDTTNISPEETAEIIIEVMNDKKHFPAGTVDFIQDITLD, from the coding sequence ATAAAACTAAAACTGGAATTTAAAATGATAATACTCATTACAGGGACGCCAGGTACAGGTAAAAGCACAGTATCAAAGATTTTACATGAAAAACTTCTTTCAAAAAGTTTTCAAAGCATACTTATACCTGTAAACGATCTTATATATGAAAAACATCTCTACAATGGAGTGGATGATGAGAAGGGTTACAAAGTAGTTGACATTGATGATCTGTGCAACGAACTTGGCCAGTTACTTGAAGATTCCCAGGATCCTCTGGATTCTAGGGTTTGGATCGTTGAGGGGCACCTGTCACATTACTTCCAAGATGCAGATTTTGTGGTGGTGCTTCGTGCAAAACCCCAGATTCTGAGGGAACGCCTTAAAACCCGAAACTGGAAAGATTCCAAGATAAAAGAAAATGCAGATGCAGAAGCTCTGGCAGTATGTACCTGTGAAGCTTACCAAATCCATGGTGAAAGGGTGAATGAAATAGATACAACAAACATCTCACCAGAAGAAACTGCAGAAATCATAATTGAAGTTATGAATGATAAAAAACATTTTCCTGCAGGGACTGTGGATTTTATTCAGGATATCACCCTTGATTGA
- a CDS encoding ribonuclease P protein component 4, producing the protein MRRGRRPKWMLKIAEERINILFERADEEFAQHPERSNRYVQMARNIAKKYNIKIPALWKRRFCKECQSFLKPGENCRVRLSNSCVNIRCLECGNTTIIPYINEQKDRRRMKIEHTSKEGTDE; encoded by the coding sequence TTGAGACGGGGAAGAAGACCAAAATGGATGCTTAAAATAGCAGAAGAAAGAATAAACATCCTATTTGAAAGGGCAGATGAAGAATTCGCCCAGCACCCTGAAAGATCCAACCGATACGTGCAGATGGCCAGAAACATTGCAAAAAAGTACAACATAAAGATACCAGCACTCTGGAAACGGAGGTTCTGCAAAGAATGTCAAAGCTTTCTTAAACCCGGTGAAAACTGCAGAGTAAGACTTTCAAATTCATGTGTTAACATCAGATGCCTTGAATGTGGGAATACAACAATAATACCCTATATAAATGAACAAAAAGATAGAAGGAGAATGAAAATTGAACATACCTCCAAAGAAGGAACTGATGAATAG
- a CDS encoding YhbY family RNA-binding protein: MNRSLSTITISIGKSGLNESVIDEIKRQLKAHEVIKIRFAKGISTEKQNFITEITRRSKSTLIDFRGNVAVLFKKK, from the coding sequence ATGAATAGATCACTTTCAACAATCACCATAAGCATTGGAAAATCTGGACTAAATGAAAGCGTTATAGATGAAATAAAAAGACAGCTCAAAGCTCATGAAGTTATAAAGATTAGATTTGCAAAAGGTATATCCACAGAGAAACAAAACTTTATTACAGAGATCACTAGAAGATCAAAGTCTACACTTATTGATTTTAGAGGTAACGTTGCTGTATTATTCAAAAAAAAATAG
- a CDS encoding 30S ribosomal protein S19e, translating into MTTIYDVPADSLISEVANELSENKKVNPPEWTSFVKTGVHKERRPESPDWWYVRCASILRKVYMDGPVGINSLRTYYGGKKDEGTSPEKFKKGSGAIIRGALHQLEDAGFVAKAGDEGRIVTPAGKSFLDKASNKIIKDIPELSKY; encoded by the coding sequence ATGACCACAATTTACGATGTACCAGCCGACTCGCTCATCAGCGAAGTTGCAAACGAGTTAAGCGAAAACAAAAAAGTAAACCCACCAGAATGGACAAGTTTTGTTAAAACCGGTGTCCACAAAGAAAGGAGACCAGAAAGTCCAGATTGGTGGTATGTTAGATGCGCATCCATCCTTAGAAAAGTCTACATGGATGGTCCTGTTGGAATAAACAGCCTCAGAACATACTACGGTGGTAAAAAAGACGAAGGAACCAGCCCTGAAAAATTCAAAAAAGGAAGCGGCGCCATAATAAGGGGAGCCTTACACCAGCTTGAAGATGCAGGTTTTGTTGCAAAAGCAGGTGATGAAGGAAGAATAGTAACTCCTGCAGGTAAATCTTTCCTTGACAAAGCATCCAACAAAATAATAAAAGACATTCCAGAACTTTCAAAATATTAA
- a CDS encoding DNA-binding protein — protein sequence MSDIEELRRKRMQQLQQQASQQASQQAAQAESQERMRQELEAQKKQAMMQILTPEARSRLANIRLTKPEFVDQIELQLIQLAQVGRIKSKISDDELKILLTKLAGQKREMKITRK from the coding sequence ATGAGTGATATCGAGGAACTGCGACGTAAGAGGATGCAACAGCTCCAGCAGCAGGCCTCACAGCAAGCTTCACAGCAGGCTGCTCAAGCTGAATCTCAGGAACGTATGAGGCAGGAGTTAGAAGCTCAGAAAAAACAGGCAATGATGCAGATCCTGACTCCAGAAGCCAGAAGCAGACTTGCAAATATACGCCTCACAAAACCAGAGTTCGTGGACCAGATAGAACTTCAGCTCATCCAGCTTGCACAAGTAGGGCGCATAAAGTCCAAGATAAGTGATGACGAGTTGAAGATACTCCTTACAAAACTCGCTGGTCAAAAGAGAGAGATGAAGATTACGAGAAAATGA
- a CDS encoding DUF7411 family protein yields the protein MNACVLYSGGKDSSLMAVILQKLGYEVELVTVNFGTFQSWKAAAESASNIGFKHRVLEADRNVLESAVDTIIKDGFPNNGINQIHLHALELASSNYHLIADGTRRDDRVPKLNINQIQSFEDRNHVQYMTLAGFGHKTIEDLSERLFTVKKELTSMENNSDYEIEIRHMIGEREGEEAAFNIFPEHVQSRVIGWRENE from the coding sequence ATGAATGCATGCGTACTCTACAGCGGGGGAAAAGACAGTTCCCTCATGGCTGTGATACTTCAAAAACTGGGATACGAAGTTGAACTTGTAACAGTTAACTTTGGAACCTTCCAATCATGGAAAGCTGCAGCAGAATCAGCTTCAAATATAGGATTCAAACACAGGGTTCTTGAAGCTGATAGAAATGTACTGGAATCTGCTGTTGATACCATAATTAAGGATGGTTTTCCCAACAACGGCATAAACCAGATACACCTTCACGCACTTGAATTAGCTTCTTCAAACTACCATCTCATTGCAGATGGAACTAGACGTGATGATCGGGTTCCAAAACTCAACATCAACCAGATACAGAGCTTTGAAGACAGAAATCATGTTCAGTACATGACTCTGGCAGGTTTCGGTCATAAAACGATAGAAGACCTTTCAGAAAGACTTTTCACAGTTAAAAAAGAGTTAACAAGCATGGAGAATAATTCTGATTATGAGATTGAAATAAGGCACATGATAGGAGAACGTGAAGGAGAAGAAGCCGCATTTAACATATTCCCTGAACATGTGCAATCAAGAGTAATAGGATGGAGAGAAAATGAGTAG
- a CDS encoding 50S ribosomal protein L39e, with protein sequence MSRNKPLAKKLRLAKAGKQNRRVPLWVMLKTSRKVRTHPKMRQWRRSKVKA encoded by the coding sequence ATGAGTAGAAACAAACCATTAGCTAAAAAATTAAGACTCGCAAAAGCAGGCAAACAGAACAGAAGAGTGCCTCTATGGGTCATGCTTAAAACATCAAGAAAAGTAAGGACTCATCCAAAAATGAGACAATGGAGAAGAAGTAAGGTTAAAGCATAG
- a CDS encoding 50S ribosomal protein L31e, whose amino-acid sequence MERVYVIPLRDVKKVPRTIRSPRAIRYIKTFLEKHMKSDDIKLDSSVNEKIWERGIQKIPPRIKVKATKEEDGSVSVTLAE is encoded by the coding sequence ATGGAAAGAGTCTACGTTATCCCATTAAGGGATGTGAAAAAAGTACCAAGGACCATAAGGTCCCCACGTGCAATAAGATACATTAAAACATTCTTAGAAAAACACATGAAATCTGATGACATAAAATTAGATTCCTCTGTCAACGAAAAAATTTGGGAAAGGGGGATCCAGAAAATACCTCCACGGATAAAGGTCAAAGCAACAAAAGAAGAGGACGGTTCTGTGTCAGTCACCCTAGCTGAATAG